Proteins encoded in a region of the Armatimonadota bacterium genome:
- a CDS encoding MFS transporter, with protein sequence MTPQEQQESGPRSAVRGRHEFAKGYKDTWLWNFGFSSYWFATAYKWFILLLVVIPSQVSAIVPGGEKNSTWGLVYGAGAIWAVVGPALFGGWSDRFDSRWGHRQPFIAAGALITVVGLAFMNASTTILMLVIGYFLLQLGEDVGQGPYAAMMPEVVPPERAGRASAIMNLLQSGARLVSGIVYTVLKTTGLVYLAVGIVQLVGAGLTLYTVRDVRRATPVSQLPQEPFVVRWLAVWKSPDFRWVWFTRFMSTLGFTMISTYVLFYLEDMFHDYHVFHWDLGSPKMTAVVIAMMLSFFGMVGSVIASRLADSWGRKPLIYISGVVIFCVLAPFAVVRDITTIVLLTVPFGIAFGMYVSADWALATDVLPDKRESGTQMGVWSMSVTSVQLVAGPVGLLIDAGNRIQMGLGYRAMIWAAGIIFVASTFLIRMVKSSR encoded by the coding sequence TTGACCCCGCAAGAGCAACAGGAGAGCGGGCCGCGATCCGCGGTCAGGGGTCGACACGAGTTCGCAAAAGGCTACAAGGACACGTGGCTCTGGAATTTCGGGTTCTCGTCGTACTGGTTCGCGACGGCGTACAAGTGGTTCATCTTGCTCCTGGTCGTCATTCCGAGCCAGGTCAGCGCGATCGTTCCGGGCGGTGAGAAGAACAGCACCTGGGGACTGGTCTACGGAGCGGGCGCCATTTGGGCCGTCGTCGGTCCGGCCCTTTTCGGCGGCTGGAGCGACCGGTTCGACTCGAGGTGGGGCCACCGCCAACCGTTCATCGCGGCCGGGGCCCTGATCACGGTCGTCGGCCTGGCGTTCATGAACGCGTCGACGACGATCCTGATGCTCGTCATCGGTTACTTCCTCCTGCAACTCGGCGAGGACGTCGGGCAAGGCCCCTATGCCGCGATGATGCCGGAGGTCGTGCCGCCCGAACGCGCCGGCCGGGCCAGCGCGATCATGAACCTGCTCCAATCGGGTGCGCGCCTTGTTTCAGGCATCGTCTATACGGTCCTCAAGACCACGGGATTGGTCTACCTCGCGGTCGGTATCGTCCAGCTCGTGGGCGCCGGCCTGACGCTGTACACCGTGCGAGACGTCCGTAGGGCGACGCCCGTGTCCCAATTGCCACAAGAGCCCTTCGTCGTGCGCTGGCTCGCCGTTTGGAAAAGCCCGGACTTCCGGTGGGTCTGGTTCACACGGTTCATGAGCACGCTCGGGTTCACGATGATCTCGACTTATGTCCTCTTCTACTTGGAGGACATGTTCCACGACTACCATGTGTTCCATTGGGATCTGGGGAGCCCGAAAATGACAGCCGTCGTGATCGCGATGATGCTCTCGTTCTTCGGGATGGTCGGCTCTGTCATCGCCTCCCGGCTCGCCGACAGTTGGGGGCGCAAACCGCTGATCTACATCTCGGGTGTCGTGATCTTCTGCGTCCTTGCGCCGTTCGCGGTGGTCCGCGACATCACGACCATCGTCCTCTTGACCGTCCCGTTCGGGATCGCCTTCGGAATGTACGTCTCCGCCGATTGGGCCCTCGCGACCGACGTCCTGCCGGACAAGCGGGAGTCGGGCACCCAAATGGGCGTCTGGTCGATGAGCGTCACTTCCGTCCAACTCGTCGCCGGCCCGGTCGGGCTCTTGATCGATGCGGGGAACAGGATCCAAATGGGTCTCGGTTATCGGGCCATGATCTGGGCGGCGGGCATCATCTTCGTCGCCAGCACGTTCCTGATCCGAATGGTCAAGTCCAGCCGCTAG
- the aspS gene encoding aspartate--tRNA ligase, with protein sequence MNFPQRTVWCGEARSSHVGQEVTVNGWAHRVRDLGGLLFIDLRDRTGLLQLMIDPEVHGKVDVRPETCMSVTGKIERRDPANVNPKLPTGEVEMIVTSFAVLNECAVLPFPVSDEDQMSKVNEELRAKYRYLDLRRPAMHRKLAVRAGAVRRLRAYLDQRGFIETETPIFTKSTPEGARDYLVPYRLEPGKFYALPQSPQQYKQLLMVAGIERYYQIAKCFRDEAQRADRQPEFTQLDIEMSYVSQEDVLQLVEGMTLSVINEVIEEFGLEKDPVAPFSRMTYDESMRLYGNDKPDLRFDLRLFDVSGLVKECGFGVFKNAVASGGSVRGVLYPGGARLSRKDVSELEEFCKGFGAKGMASLYVEGEAHEGSVDLGGGLFARGAVAKFLTPEETRALITAGAAGPGDLLCFVADSWSVTCEALSRLRVLIGDRCGLRDKRKLAFAFVLDFPLVDWNEDEQRWDPTHHPFTSPKAEDMQYLDSDPGRIRADCYDVVCNGVEWASGSIRIHRPDVQAKVFKLIGVSDEEQQSRFGHILEAFTFGAPPHGGIAPGIDRMVMFLTDDENIREVIAFPKLGGGYDPLMDAPSEISAQQWDEMGLDVRPVPKK encoded by the coding sequence ATGAACTTCCCCCAGCGTACGGTCTGGTGTGGTGAGGCCCGCTCGTCGCACGTCGGTCAAGAGGTCACCGTCAACGGTTGGGCGCACCGCGTCCGCGACCTTGGAGGGTTGCTTTTCATCGATCTTCGGGACCGGACGGGGCTCCTGCAACTTATGATCGACCCCGAAGTCCATGGAAAGGTCGATGTCCGCCCCGAAACGTGTATGAGCGTCACTGGGAAGATCGAACGCCGCGACCCCGCGAACGTGAACCCTAAGCTCCCGACCGGAGAGGTCGAGATGATCGTGACGTCCTTCGCCGTCCTGAACGAGTGCGCCGTGCTTCCGTTCCCGGTCAGCGACGAGGACCAGATGTCCAAAGTGAACGAAGAGCTAAGGGCCAAGTACCGTTACCTCGACCTGCGCCGCCCGGCCATGCACCGTAAACTCGCGGTCCGGGCCGGGGCTGTCCGAAGGCTGCGGGCGTACCTGGACCAACGAGGTTTCATCGAGACCGAGACCCCGATCTTCACGAAGTCGACGCCCGAGGGCGCGCGTGACTACCTCGTTCCCTACAGGCTCGAACCGGGCAAGTTCTACGCCCTGCCCCAGTCCCCTCAACAGTACAAGCAGCTCTTGATGGTCGCCGGAATCGAGCGTTACTACCAAATCGCCAAGTGCTTCCGCGACGAAGCCCAACGCGCCGACCGGCAGCCCGAATTCACACAACTCGATATCGAAATGTCCTATGTCTCCCAAGAGGACGTCCTCCAATTGGTGGAAGGGATGACGCTCTCGGTCATCAACGAGGTCATCGAGGAGTTCGGGCTCGAAAAGGACCCGGTCGCGCCGTTCAGCCGGATGACCTATGACGAGTCGATGCGGCTGTACGGGAACGATAAGCCCGACCTTCGGTTCGACCTCCGGCTCTTCGACGTGTCCGGACTCGTCAAAGAATGCGGCTTCGGGGTCTTCAAGAACGCGGTCGCTTCAGGTGGCTCCGTCCGCGGCGTCCTCTACCCGGGCGGTGCCAGACTCAGCCGGAAGGACGTCTCCGAACTCGAGGAGTTCTGCAAAGGCTTCGGAGCCAAAGGCATGGCCTCGCTCTATGTCGAAGGCGAAGCCCACGAAGGTTCTGTCGACCTTGGCGGCGGACTCTTCGCACGGGGCGCCGTCGCGAAGTTCCTGACCCCGGAGGAGACCAGGGCCCTGATCACCGCCGGAGCGGCGGGTCCGGGCGACCTTCTGTGCTTTGTCGCCGACTCATGGTCGGTCACGTGCGAAGCCTTGTCCAGGCTCCGGGTCTTGATCGGCGATCGGTGCGGGCTGAGGGACAAGAGGAAACTTGCGTTCGCGTTCGTCTTGGACTTCCCTCTCGTCGACTGGAACGAAGACGAACAACGGTGGGACCCGACGCACCATCCGTTCACGTCTCCCAAGGCCGAAGACATGCAGTATCTCGATTCCGACCCAGGGCGGATCCGTGCCGACTGCTATGACGTGGTCTGCAACGGCGTCGAATGGGCCTCCGGTTCGATCCGGATCCACCGACCCGACGTCCAGGCCAAGGTCTTCAAGCTGATCGGTGTCTCCGACGAAGAGCAGCAATCCCGGTTCGGCCACATTCTGGAGGCCTTCACGTTCGGCGCCCCACCACACGGTGGGATAGCACCCGGAATCGATCGGATGGTCATGTTCCTCACCGACGACGAAAACATACGTGAGGTCATCGCCTTCCCCAAACTGGGCGGAGGTTACGACCCCCTGATGGACGCCCCCTCCGAGATCAGCGCGCAACAGTGGGACGAAATGGGGCTGGACGTCCGGCCGGTACCGAAGAAGTAG
- a CDS encoding SOS response-associated peptidase produces MCARYVFFSGKAFSDDFGVVAVPDLTPRYNIAPTQVVPGVIMGATGREFTVFQWGLVPGWAKDPTIGTKLINAKAETLAEKPSFRGAFKYRRCLIPADGFYEWKGPSGAKQPYYLSCRQRPFAFAGLWEDWETPDGFLRTCTIVTTAANRLVSEVHERMPVILSRDEYALWLDHSLRPAEVSPLLDAYPAEDMTMVPVGKAVGNPRIEGPELIEPVPPTTLF; encoded by the coding sequence ATGTGCGCACGGTACGTCTTTTTCAGCGGTAAAGCGTTCAGCGACGACTTCGGGGTGGTCGCGGTCCCGGACCTGACGCCGCGGTACAACATTGCCCCGACCCAGGTCGTTCCAGGCGTGATCATGGGTGCGACCGGACGAGAGTTCACGGTGTTCCAGTGGGGTCTGGTCCCCGGATGGGCGAAGGATCCCACCATCGGGACGAAACTGATCAACGCCAAGGCCGAGACGCTTGCGGAAAAACCCTCGTTCCGGGGCGCCTTCAAGTACCGCCGTTGCCTGATTCCTGCTGACGGGTTCTACGAGTGGAAAGGCCCGAGCGGCGCGAAGCAACCGTACTACCTTTCGTGCCGGCAGCGTCCGTTCGCGTTCGCGGGCCTTTGGGAAGACTGGGAGACGCCGGACGGCTTCCTCAGGACTTGTACGATCGTCACGACGGCAGCGAACCGTCTGGTGAGCGAGGTCCATGAGAGGATGCCGGTCATCCTTTCCAGGGACGAGTACGCCTTGTGGTTGGACCACAGCCTCCGTCCGGCCGAAGTGTCCCCGTTGCTCGACGCCTATCCTGCCGAAGACATGACGATGGTCCCCGTCGGAAAGGCGGTCGGCAATCCGAGGATCGAGGGTCCGGAACTGATCGAACCGGTCCCACCGACGACGTTGTTCTGA
- a CDS encoding GNAT family N-acetyltransferase — protein sequence MRSYPDIRFETERLIVRAWSPDDAEDAYAMYGDPIVVEFLTGTVEESVETQRTLLGKIVASYRCLGQGLGSFATESKETGRVIGCVLLKPLPRSEDLEAWSAFREALADPSEVVVPPPVHEIEIGWHLARGSWGRGYATEAAKRVLDYGFDELCLDEIHAVLFRANKKSARVAERLGLVRTGTTEAFYGHELEHYVSRRDGRGAV from the coding sequence GTGCGCAGTTATCCGGACATCCGGTTCGAGACAGAACGCTTGATCGTCAGGGCATGGTCGCCGGACGATGCCGAGGACGCCTATGCCATGTACGGCGACCCGATCGTCGTCGAGTTCCTGACGGGGACGGTCGAGGAGTCCGTGGAGACCCAGCGCACCCTTCTCGGCAAGATCGTCGCCTCGTACAGATGCCTTGGTCAGGGTCTTGGGAGCTTTGCGACGGAATCTAAGGAGACGGGCCGGGTCATCGGTTGCGTCCTCCTCAAACCGCTTCCACGGTCGGAAGACCTTGAGGCATGGTCAGCGTTCCGCGAAGCCTTGGCCGATCCGTCCGAAGTCGTCGTGCCCCCACCGGTACACGAGATCGAAATCGGCTGGCACCTGGCAAGGGGTTCTTGGGGTCGAGGGTATGCGACAGAAGCGGCGAAGAGGGTCTTGGACTACGGGTTCGACGAACTGTGCCTGGACGAGATCCATGCGGTGCTGTTCCGAGCGAACAAGAAGTCGGCGCGGGTCGCGGAACGTTTGGGGCTCGTCCGGACCGGGACGACGGAGGCCTTCTACGGCCACGAACTGGAACACTACGTTTCGCGTCGCGACGGGCGGGGAGCGGTCTGA
- a CDS encoding AAA family ATPase has protein sequence MDALHEIEVLIRAKYPIVYIVSWEEGRVEAALQEVAKKLGRNLHTWSKTQGMKPKVNRAVLSGGGSAPPKTTLPGEIEALALVLEAPEGTMFLLKDFHAYMKSSDVVRLLRDVAAQLRRGEKRTLFILAPTMTLPVELEKDVSVLEFPLPDQDAIKAQVATVATSVTDPSVNVKLSPDEEEAIVRSAQGLTHDEIESALARSLVEKRQLCVDQILEEKKQIVRKTGMLQFYPAENDLGDVGGLDLLKQWLERREKSFTDAAREFGIPYPKGVLLIGVQGCGKSLVAKAISAAYGLPMLKMDVGRVFGSLVGQSEDNMRRAIRIAESLAPCILWIDELEKGFAGMSGSGISDGGTTARVFSTFLTWMQEKTKPVFIVATANDVSALPPELLRKGRFDEIFFLDLPESDDRKQIFNIHLSKRKRDPKKFKVADLAKQTEGFSGAEIEQVVIGALNRAFDEGRELSTADLSEEAKTQVPLSRTMAEDISALRSWAKVRARPSATSKAASAKN, from the coding sequence ATGGACGCACTTCACGAGATCGAGGTTTTGATCCGCGCCAAGTATCCGATCGTGTACATCGTCTCATGGGAAGAGGGCAGGGTCGAAGCGGCGCTTCAAGAGGTGGCGAAGAAGCTCGGGCGCAACCTGCACACTTGGAGCAAGACACAGGGTATGAAGCCCAAAGTCAACCGAGCTGTCCTCTCGGGTGGCGGTTCCGCTCCGCCGAAGACGACGCTTCCGGGCGAGATCGAAGCGTTAGCCCTCGTGCTCGAAGCGCCGGAAGGCACCATGTTCTTGCTGAAGGACTTTCACGCCTACATGAAGAGCTCGGACGTCGTCCGACTGCTTCGGGACGTCGCGGCACAATTGAGGCGAGGAGAGAAGAGGACGCTGTTCATCCTGGCGCCGACCATGACGTTGCCCGTCGAACTCGAGAAGGACGTCAGCGTCTTGGAGTTCCCTTTGCCGGACCAGGACGCGATCAAGGCCCAGGTCGCGACGGTGGCGACCAGCGTGACGGACCCTTCGGTCAACGTAAAACTTTCGCCTGACGAGGAGGAAGCCATCGTCCGGTCGGCACAAGGCCTGACCCATGACGAGATCGAGTCGGCCCTAGCCCGGAGTCTGGTGGAGAAGCGCCAGTTGTGCGTCGACCAGATTCTCGAAGAGAAAAAGCAGATCGTCCGGAAGACGGGAATGTTGCAGTTCTATCCGGCCGAGAACGACCTCGGCGACGTCGGTGGTCTCGACCTGCTGAAGCAATGGTTGGAACGAAGGGAAAAGAGCTTCACCGACGCTGCGCGAGAATTCGGAATCCCGTATCCGAAGGGCGTCCTTTTGATCGGAGTGCAGGGTTGCGGAAAGTCGCTGGTCGCTAAGGCGATCTCGGCGGCTTACGGGCTTCCCATGCTGAAGATGGACGTCGGCCGTGTGTTCGGAAGCCTGGTCGGTCAAAGCGAAGACAACATGCGGCGGGCGATCCGGATCGCGGAGAGCCTCGCGCCGTGCATCTTGTGGATCGACGAACTGGAGAAGGGGTTTGCGGGGATGAGCGGGAGCGGGATCAGCGACGGTGGGACGACCGCACGTGTCTTCTCGACGTTTTTGACGTGGATGCAGGAGAAGACGAAACCGGTCTTCATCGTCGCGACGGCCAACGACGTTTCGGCCCTGCCCCCCGAACTGCTCCGAAAGGGGCGCTTCGACGAGATCTTCTTCCTCGACCTGCCCGAATCCGACGACCGTAAGCAGATCTTCAACATCCACCTGTCGAAGCGTAAACGTGACCCCAAGAAGTTCAAAGTCGCAGACTTGGCCAAGCAGACAGAAGGGTTCAGCGGGGCCGAGATCGAGCAGGTCGTCATCGGCGCTTTGAACCGTGCTTTCGATGAAGGCCGGGAGCTGTCGACCGCCGACTTGAGCGAAGAGGCGAAAACGCAAGTCCCCTTGAGCCGGACCATGGCCGAAGACATTTCTGCCCTGCGGTCGTGGGCCAAAGTCAGGGCGCGTCCGAGCGCGACGTCCAAAGCGGCCTCGGCGAAAAACTGA